From a single Plasmodium yoelii strain 17X genome assembly, chromosome: 9 genomic region:
- a CDS encoding calcium-dependent protein kinase 6, with product MVLELLKSNYERNDEHYYNEKVENNTSKHKKKKKKKHILVEESEKDDRNLDSENNEEAYNTYELIKVRPNNIYEEKYDFSFQNLYKKGFREKNNMRESYRNSKDIIQYGTNENDIFTEDMFENDNFDDDSFVEDDTMDYKTYNSYTKPEFNLFSKYSTESIKKNIMNNKKDSKIEDFYKKYKNNSEYSKQANEHDANIIQFLNNNKKSVDYGKMKDINFKKNDSHNYSESNKYKNEFLKNYNYDNNYTNNYERDNNQDSNSYYYADENETKDNNEEDDDTGDTYDDNEEDEDNRDDNDDYSQYNQCEVESDTNQIRSNEKRYNESIKHINESNLKINKESLLKRETYNKRDNIFYIKKDIIPYKKEHNNNIFSLYDSSKNNNEHNNNYETKFVNYKHDGEKKDEQWLTNVKKERNEEFLKKYMYENALKKTYSSKDLQFNRLGDEKNILHHDINVDNKMFRLDKLERSNTQDIRNKTNKYNMFRHDTTELSKIRYKDEINDYSEYANKCLEGNIYDEDDSYILKRKELGHKELKVIDNPILNINHDDKKKTNIKSFLDKIKYRKNNELFLKNEHEKYADIQETNKKDKIKMKFADILHTKNFSNFFHRGKSSIAKSLSPNNNKKNANFNNEAFNLNILEKKDKNSDYKQYNIKCFPYDHENTSFHPSVREETKYYENKESRKRLDYNCDEDNYIENSIRRYNENNIDYNSINIEKTINLREDIKYNEFLNKPDKINSEKFSNNFSDNKQKSLKNDDSNKIRDTNKLYYHNNSDNALRSNYIKKESTEKIYDILESNSNNMRKFINKMDYYTKKYEQNLYKNDEDIYTKENKFPDSRQAFYNKSNSPMKVKDETKDSQYEDYNRIKYKLKMKQEKQDEEDETDINIDKKLSRKMIENNKLKEQNESNDELIVTPFYIKSKIDKVLKNSEIFERSARATFKQFDVKNKNFLHFSEIESLIQKLCYNLELPPVDKKILSIVYKDYDSSKNNCMNYMDFRQMYWDLLKQIKKKYYPTKNFKIKRNCIISRKKLQGYDYSSIYNYLSFKKILGCGAFGEVHLVEDNICKLYKVVKILKKKKMKNIKVNEEINVLIYLDHPNIIKIFDVYESVNCTYIVMELCEGGELMSKIKKPEIFSEIYIKNIMFQILCAIAYMHSNNIAHKDLKPENILFKTDGYDTLKIIDFGLAELINKSEGISKTAAGTVLYMAPEVFKKKFTIKCDIWSAGVIMYFLFTKSLPFTGNTYEEVKKNIFNNEPDYQSLKLKMSKPALHLLKLMLEKDYSKRPMAAVLLHHPWFQGYFDPIDILPSTLSNIKSYMKNSNIRNVIVNIMAHELCVINNHVKYINDIFLKTDTNHNGSLSHREIYNVLSNAGVKKWDINRMIQALDINDKGCITYTEFIAGCYRWKNIESTFLKAAFNKIDKDEDGYISKSDLVTLVHDNDVNNKDIENFFISVHIIKKNVTKDKKINKISFEDFKNYMLSTF from the exons ATGGTGTTAGAATTATTGAAAAGTAATTATGAAAGAAACGATGAGcattattataatgaaaaagtTGAAAATAATACTAGTAAGCacaagaaaaagaaaaagaagaaacaCATATTAGTAGAGGAAAGTGAAAAGGATGATAGAAATCTAGAtagtgaaaataatgaagaagCGTATAATACATATGAACTAATAAAAGTTAGgccaaataatatatatgaagaaAAGTATGATTTTTCGtttcaaaatttatataaaaaaggttttcgagaaaaaaacaatatgagAGAATCATATAGGAATTCAAAAGATATTATTCAATATGGAACAAATGAAAACGATATATTTACAGAGGACATGtttgaaaatgataattttgATGATGATAGTTTTGTTGAAGATGATACTATGGATTATAAGACATACAATTCGTATACAAAACCAGagtttaatttatttagtaaatattCAACTgaaagtataaaaaaaaatattatgaataataaaaaagatagTAAAATAGaagatttttataaaaaatataaaaacaacaGTGAATATTCAAAACAAGCAAATGAGCACGATGCAAACATAATCCAAtttttgaataataataaaaaaagcgTGGATTATGGTAAAATGAAAGATAttaatttcaaaaaaaatgattcaCACAATTATTCTGAGAGTAATAAATACAAGAacgaatttttaaaaaattataattatgataacAACTATACAAATAATTACGAACGTGACAATAATCAGGATAGCAACAGTTACTATTATGCAgatgaaaatgaaacaaaAGATAATAACGAGGAAGATGATGATACAGGTGATACttatgatgataatgaaGAAGATGAAGATAACAGAGATGACAATGATGATTATTCTCAATATAATCAATGTGAAGTGGAATCTGACACCAACCAAATAAGGTCAAATGAAAAAAGGTACAACGAAAGTATTAAACATATCAATGAGagtaatttaaaaataaataaggaATCGTTACTAAAAAGGGAAACCTATAATAAAAgagataatatattttatattaaaaaggaCATTATACCATACAAAAAAGAACATAACAATAACATATTTTCCTTATATGATAGCtcgaaaaataataatgaacataataataattatgaaacCAAATTTGTGAATTATAAACACGATGGTGAAAAGAAAGATGAACAATGGTTAACGAATGTAAAAAAGGAGAGAAATGAAgagtttttaaaaaaatatatgtatgaaaatgctttaaaaaaaacatactcGAGTAAAGATTTACAGTTCAATAGGCTTggtgatgaaaaaaatatattacaccATGATATTAATgttgataataaaatgttcaGATTAGATAAACTCGAACGTAGCAACACACAAGATATACGAAATAAAACGAATAAGTACAACATGTTTAGACATGATACTACTGAACTTAGCAAAATAAGATATAAAGATGAAATAAACGACTATAGCGAATATGCAAATAAATGTTTAGAgggtaatatatatgatgaagACGATAGCTATATATTGAAAAGGAAAGAGCTAGGACATAAGGAGTTAAAAGTTATTGACAATcccattttaaatattaatcaTGACgataagaaaaaaacaaatattaaaagtttcttagataaaataaaatatcgaaagaataatgaattatttttaaaaaatgaacatgAGAAATATGCAGACATACaagaaacaaataaaaaagacaAGATCAAAATGAAATTTGCAGATATTTTACATACAAAAAAttttagtaatttttttcatcgaGGAAAAAGTAGTATTGCAAAATCTTTATCAcctaacaataataaaaaaaatgcaaatttCAATAACGAAGCTTTTAACTTAAacattttagaaaaaaaagataagaACTCGGATTATAagcaatataatataaagtGTTTCCCATATGATCATGAAAATACTTCTTTTCATCCGTCAGTAAGAGAagaaacaaaatattatgaaaataaagaatccAGGAAAAGATTAGATTATAATTGTGATGAAGACAATTATATAGAGAATAGTATTCGAagatataatgaaaataatatcgATTATAATTcaattaatattgaaaagaCAATTAACCTAAGAgaagatataaaatataatgaatttctAAATAAACCAGATAAGATAAATTCTGaaaaattttcaaataattttagcgataataaacaaaaaagtttaaaaaatgaCGATAGTAATAAAATTCGAGATACAAATAAACTTTACTACCACAATAATTCAGATAACGCGTTGAGAagtaattatataaaaaaggagTCTAccgaaaaaatatatgatatattagaaagtaattctaataatatgaggaaatttataaataaaatggattattatacaaaaaaatacgaacaaaatttatataaaaacgATGAAGATATTTATACAAAAGAAAACAAATTTCCTGATTCTAGGCAAGCATTTTATAACAAAAGTAATTCCCCTATGAAAGTAAAAGATGAAACAAAGGACTCACAATATGAAGACTATAAcagaataaaatataaactaAAAATGAAACAAGAAAAACAAGACGAAGAAGATGAAactgatataaatatagacaAAAAATTAAGCCGAAAGAtgattgaaaataataaattaaaggaACAAAATGAAAGTAATGATGAACTTATAGTTACACCATTTTATATCAAAAGCAAAATCGACAAAGTGTTAAAAAACTCAGAAATTTTCGAGAGATCAGCAAGAGCAACATTTAAACAATTTgatgttaaaaataaaaattttttgcatttttctGAGATAGAATCATTAATACAAAAATTGTGCTATAATTTGGAGTTACCTCCCGTTGATA AAAAGATATTATCTATTGTTTACAAAGATTATGACAGTAGCAAAAATAATTGTATGAATTACATGGATTTTCGTCAAATGTATTGggatttattaaaacaaatcaAGAAGAAATATTACCCAACTAagaattttaaaataaaaagaaattgTATTATAAGCAGAAAAAAACTACAGGGATATGATTATTCgtctatatataattatttgagTTTTAAGAAAATTCTTGGGTGTGGCGCTTTTGGTGAAGTGCATTTAGTTGAAGACAACATTTGTAAGCTTTACAAAGttgttaaaatattaaaaaaaaaaaaaatgaaaaacatTAAAGTAAATGAAGAAATCAacgtattaatatatttagaccatccaaatataattaaaatttttgatGTGTATGAGAGTGTCAATTGCACGTATATTGTTATGGAATTATGTGAAGGAGGCGAATTGATGagcaaaattaaaaaacccGAAATTTTTagtgaaatatatataaaaaatataatgtttcAAATTTTATGTGCAATAGCATATATgcatagtaataatatagcTCATAAAGATTTAAAACCagaaaacattttatttaaaacagATGGTTATGATACTTTAAAAATAATCGATTTCGGTTTAGCAGAATTGATTAATAAATCTGAAGGTATAAGTAAAACTGCCGCAGGAACTGTTTTATATATGGCTCCAGaagtatttaaaaaaaaatttacaattAAATGTGATATATGGTCTGCAGGAGtaattatgtattttttatttacaaaaagTTTACCTTTTACCGGAAATACATATGaagaagtaaaaaaaaatatatttaacaatGAACCCGATTACCAATCTTTAAAGCTTAAAATGTCAAAGCCAGCATTACATTTATTGAAACTTATGCTCGAGAAGGATTATAGCAAAAGACCCATGGCTGCAGTG CTCTTACACCATCCATGGTTTCAAGGTTATTTTGATCCTATTGATATTTTACCAAGCACTCTCAGCAATATAAAATCGTATATGAAGAACTCGAATATAAGAAATGTCATAGTTAATATAATGGCTCACGAATTATGTGTAATAAATAATCatgtgaaatatataaatgacatttttttaaaaacagaTACTAATCATAATGGCTCACTAAGCCAtagagaaatatataatgttttgTCAAATGCTGGAGTAAAAAAATGGGATATTAACAGAATGATTCAAGCTTTGGATATAAATGACAAAGGATGTATAACATATACAG AATTTATTGCCGGATGCTATCGATGGAAAAACATAGAATCCACATTTTTAAAGGCAGCATTCAATAAGATAGACAAG GACGAAGATGGTTATATTAGTAAAAGTGATCTTGTCACATTAGTTCATGACAATGATGTTAATAACAAAGATATAGagaattttttcatttctgtgcacattattaaaaaaaacgtaACTAAGGACAAGAAGATAAATAAA ATAAGTTTTGAAGATTTTAAGAATTACATGTTGAGCACATTTTGA